A genomic region of Candidatus Omnitrophota bacterium contains the following coding sequences:
- a CDS encoding cation diffusion facilitator family transporter, producing the protein MRILTRLLLKLFVKDYGDFHNPGVRAKYGYLESVTSIIVNLILSLAKFLLGILSNSIALIADSFHTFSDVITSVIVWVGFKASQRPADSEHPFGHGRIEFISTLIIGVLLLFAGFNFLKDSFLRILNPQAVKAGLGTIIFLVISAYLKEELAVFATELGEKIKGDSLLADAWHHRTDAIASLLIILSIIASKFGYFIVDAFLGLIISLVIIWLGIKFVHKSSNKLIGHAPNKEILYKIQSEAYKIKGVKNIHDIEIHEYGEELRISLHIKVKSRLRVDSAHQIAEAVEQRLKENLGISAVVHVDPL; encoded by the coding sequence ATGAGGATACTAACACGCCTACTCTTGAAATTATTTGTAAAAGATTACGGAGATTTTCATAATCCGGGAGTAAGGGCAAAATATGGCTATCTGGAATCAGTAACGAGTATCATCGTTAATCTAATTCTTTCGCTGGCCAAATTCTTACTTGGTATCCTTTCTAACAGTATCGCCCTTATCGCCGATTCTTTCCATACCTTTTCCGATGTGATCACCTCGGTTATTGTATGGGTAGGATTCAAAGCTTCGCAACGCCCTGCAGATAGTGAACACCCTTTTGGTCATGGGAGAATAGAATTTATTTCTACCTTAATCATCGGAGTTTTACTGTTATTTGCAGGATTTAATTTCTTAAAAGACTCTTTCCTGCGTATATTAAATCCCCAAGCAGTAAAAGCAGGCCTTGGAACCATTATTTTTCTTGTTATTTCTGCGTATCTAAAAGAAGAATTGGCAGTATTTGCTACAGAATTAGGGGAGAAGATAAAAGGTGATTCCTTACTTGCTGATGCCTGGCATCATCGCACTGATGCCATCGCTTCTTTATTGATAATTTTATCGATCATCGCCTCAAAATTTGGTTACTTCATTGTTGACGCTTTTTTAGGGTTAATAATCTCTTTAGTAATAATTTGGCTGGGAATAAAATTTGTTCATAAATCTTCAAATAAATTAATAGGTCATGCTCCCAATAAAGAAATTTTATATAAAATTCAAAGTGAGGCATATAAAATTAAAGGGGTAAAGAACATCCATGACATAGAGATTCATGAATATGGAGAAGAATTAAGAATATCCTTACATATCAAAGTAAAATCCCGACTCCGTGTAGACTCTGCCCACCAAATAGCAGAAGCAGTAGAGCAAAGGTTGAAAGAGAACTTGGGAATTTCTGCAGTAGTCCACGTCGACCCCCTATAA